From Paenibacillus graminis, a single genomic window includes:
- a CDS encoding helix-turn-helix transcriptional regulator has product MYEWQKQIQIIVDEIDKYIKNYNDEALTLRFLSRRLGYSDFYTTRKFKEISGMQFRDYLRHRKLAFALKEVRDSEKSLLDIACDYGFSSHEAFTRALKGTYGVTPSEYRKKPKPVVLRTKINPFDRYFLGLGEIGMLKSTDHVKIYFVTIPAHKFLHIKNYESNGYWDFWQKQSLIPGQDCETICGLLDSIKGKLDDDGGSESNGGSGQIMAYINDPDGRLCDWGIPRTECHGVRLPFDYKGEVPPQMLMVDVPEAEYIVFEHGPFDYEQENRSVEEKIEKAMATFDFAGTGYCFDTSPGRIIYFYFNPDRYFKYIRPVRK; this is encoded by the coding sequence ATGTACGAGTGGCAGAAACAAATTCAAATAATCGTTGATGAAATTGACAAATATATTAAAAATTATAATGACGAAGCCTTGACACTACGCTTTCTATCCCGCAGGCTGGGTTATTCCGATTTTTATACAACGAGAAAATTCAAAGAAATATCGGGTATGCAATTTAGGGATTATCTGCGGCATAGAAAATTAGCCTTTGCCCTAAAAGAAGTTCGGGATAGTGAAAAAAGCCTTTTAGATATTGCTTGTGATTATGGTTTTTCATCACATGAAGCTTTTACCAGAGCGTTAAAGGGAACGTATGGTGTAACTCCAAGCGAATACCGAAAAAAGCCTAAGCCTGTCGTTCTTCGTACAAAAATAAACCCTTTCGACCGCTACTTTTTGGGATTGGGAGAGATTGGTATGTTGAAATCTACAGACCATGTTAAAATTTATTTTGTAACTATCCCCGCTCACAAATTTTTGCACATTAAAAACTATGAGAGTAATGGGTATTGGGATTTTTGGCAAAAGCAAAGTCTTATTCCAGGACAAGACTGCGAAACCATTTGCGGCCTGCTCGATAGTATCAAGGGCAAATTGGATGACGATGGCGGGAGCGAATCTAACGGCGGCAGCGGTCAGATTATGGCGTACATTAATGACCCGGACGGCAGACTCTGCGATTGGGGTATTCCACGTACAGAGTGTCATGGTGTACGACTTCCTTTTGATTATAAAGGCGAAGTACCACCGCAAATGCTTATGGTTGATGTTCCCGAAGCCGAGTATATTGTTTTTGAACATGGGCCATTCGATTATGAGCAGGAAAATCGTAGTGTGGAGGAAAAGATTGAAAAGGCAATGGCAACTTTTGATTTTGCAGGCACTGGTTACTGCTTTGATACTTCCCCCGGTAGAATAATTTACTTCTATTTTAATCCGGACCGGTATTTTAAGTATATCAGACCAGTGCGGAAGTAG